In a single window of the Biomphalaria glabrata chromosome 5, xgBioGlab47.1, whole genome shotgun sequence genome:
- the LOC106062107 gene encoding ficolin-1-like isoform X1 → MKIQINATVCLGLLLFFTFAIHELFAQKSCTLPKPNFCTRNMNIAEKYAFIKRPKPFLCDTKTEGGGWIVIQRRVHQDTSFQRNWEDYKFGFGSPCTEDYWLGNERVHQLTSRGQYELRIDMTYQKQNYYASYSSFKVDNETNQYRLTLGEFQGNVTNELVNHDTMMFSTPDRDNDLGPNHSCAGQYQAGWWYKLCHMTNLNGHFGINAFGFGVIWYGLTTDYDSLSSVEMKIRKIK, encoded by the exons ATGAAGATACAAATCAATGCAACTGTGTGTCTAGGCTTACTGCTTTTCTTTACATTCGCCATACACG AACTATTCGCCCAAAAGTCGTGTACACTACCAAAG CCGAACTTTTGTACGCGTAACATGAACATTGCCGAGAAATATGCCTTTATAAAGAGACCCAAGCCTTTCCTCTGTGACACTAAAACTGAAGGGGGAGGGTGGATCGTTATACAG AGACGTGTTCATCAAGACACCAGCTTCCAAAGAAACTGGGAGGACTACAAGTTCGGCTTCGGATCTCCTTGTACTGAGGACTACTGGCTGGGTAATGAGAGAGTTCATCAGTTGACTTCTCGG GGTCAGTACGAACTGAGAATAGATATGACCtaccaaaaacaaaactattacgCTTCCTACAGTAGTTTTAAGGTCGACAACGAAACAAACCAGTACAGGCTGACTTTGGGCGAATTTCAAGGCAATGTAACAAATGAATTAGTGAACCACGACACTATGATGTTTAGCACCCCTGACAGGGACAATGACCTGGGACCTAACCATAGCTGTGCAGGGCAATACCAAGCTGGTTGGTGGTATAAACTTTGCCATATGACGAATCTGAATGGTCATTTTGGCATCAATGCATTCGGGTTCGGTGTCATCTGGTACGGTCTAACAACGGACTATGACTCACTATCGTCTGTTGAAATGAAGATAAGGAAGATTAAATAA
- the LOC106062107 gene encoding ficolin-1-like isoform X2 — protein sequence MKIQINATVCLGLLLFFTFAIHELFAQKSCTLPKRRVHQDTSFQRNWEDYKFGFGSPCTEDYWLGNERVHQLTSRGQYELRIDMTYQKQNYYASYSSFKVDNETNQYRLTLGEFQGNVTNELVNHDTMMFSTPDRDNDLGPNHSCAGQYQAGWWYKLCHMTNLNGHFGINAFGFGVIWYGLTTDYDSLSSVEMKIRKIK from the exons ATGAAGATACAAATCAATGCAACTGTGTGTCTAGGCTTACTGCTTTTCTTTACATTCGCCATACACG AACTATTCGCCCAAAAGTCGTGTACACTACCAAAG AGACGTGTTCATCAAGACACCAGCTTCCAAAGAAACTGGGAGGACTACAAGTTCGGCTTCGGATCTCCTTGTACTGAGGACTACTGGCTGGGTAATGAGAGAGTTCATCAGTTGACTTCTCGG GGTCAGTACGAACTGAGAATAGATATGACCtaccaaaaacaaaactattacgCTTCCTACAGTAGTTTTAAGGTCGACAACGAAACAAACCAGTACAGGCTGACTTTGGGCGAATTTCAAGGCAATGTAACAAATGAATTAGTGAACCACGACACTATGATGTTTAGCACCCCTGACAGGGACAATGACCTGGGACCTAACCATAGCTGTGCAGGGCAATACCAAGCTGGTTGGTGGTATAAACTTTGCCATATGACGAATCTGAATGGTCATTTTGGCATCAATGCATTCGGGTTCGGTGTCATCTGGTACGGTCTAACAACGGACTATGACTCACTATCGTCTGTTGAAATGAAGATAAGGAAGATTAAATAA